The following proteins are co-located in the uncultured Draconibacterium sp. genome:
- a CDS encoding ATP-binding protein, translating to MYSRYLSDIIKQRIGSGKAIIVIGPRQVGKTTLIESILKNKDYLLLDGDDPKTRTLLTEPNTEQIRTILGKYKLVFIDEAQRIEGIGLTMKIITDRFKDVQLFASGSSSFDLTNKINEPLTGRKWEYQLFPISWEEYENHHGFLYSEQQLENRLLYGLYPDVLNNVGDEINILRNLVNSYLYRDILSYSDVRKPEILDKLVQALALQVGSEVNYSELAQIVNVDKNTVNKYIDILQKGYIVFKLGSFSRNVRNEIKTNKKIYFYDNGIRNMVIGNFNPINLRTDKGALWENFLISERIKQIEYKQSLARTYFWRTKQQQEVDFVEDNGGKITGFEFKWMNKKNAKLPKTFTKTYNAESIVIDKDNFREFIKID from the coding sequence ATGTATTCAAGATACTTAAGTGACATAATAAAACAGCGAATTGGCTCAGGAAAAGCCATAATCGTAATTGGTCCAAGACAAGTTGGTAAAACAACTTTGATTGAATCAATTCTTAAAAATAAAGATTATCTCCTTCTTGATGGTGATGACCCTAAAACAAGAACTTTACTAACAGAACCGAATACAGAACAAATTCGGACAATTCTTGGAAAATATAAATTAGTGTTTATTGATGAAGCTCAAAGAATTGAAGGAATCGGTCTGACTATGAAAATAATAACTGACCGGTTTAAAGACGTTCAACTGTTTGCAAGTGGTTCATCTTCATTTGACTTGACAAATAAAATTAATGAACCATTAACAGGAAGAAAATGGGAATACCAGTTGTTTCCAATATCCTGGGAAGAATATGAAAATCACCATGGATTTTTGTATTCGGAGCAACAATTGGAAAATCGTCTTTTATATGGACTTTATCCGGATGTACTAAATAATGTCGGAGACGAAATTAATATCCTGCGAAATTTAGTTAACAGTTATTTATACAGAGATATTCTTTCCTATTCGGATGTACGAAAACCAGAAATATTGGATAAACTGGTGCAAGCTCTCGCACTGCAGGTTGGAAGCGAGGTAAATTATTCCGAATTGGCTCAAATTGTAAATGTTGACAAGAATACAGTTAATAAATACATCGACATTTTACAAAAAGGATACATCGTTTTCAAACTAGGCAGTTTTAGTCGAAATGTTCGAAATGAAATAAAAACCAATAAGAAAATCTATTTCTACGATAATGGAATCCGAAATATGGTAATAGGAAATTTTAATCCAATTAACTTAAGAACCGACAAAGGAGCGCTTTGGGAAAACTTCCTTATTTCGGAACGAATAAAACAGATAGAATATAAACAAAGTTTGGCACGAACCTATTTTTGGAGGACAAAACAGCAACAGGAAGTTGATTTTGTAGAGGACAATGGGGGTAAAATAACAGGTTTCGAATTTAAGTGGATGAATAAGAAAAATGCAAAACTGCCAAAAACGTTTACGAAAACTTACAATGCAGAAAGTATAGTAATTGACAAAGATAATTTTAGAGAATTTATAAAAATAGACTAA
- a CDS encoding TlpA disulfide reductase family protein, with product MKKLQLITILLLSIFVFSCNERSKKTQLSEKAETLEPEVNINELTSDFKKWWTYYSYNISLSSDFTGLNEQSDTIDKKQFLEKLITGNYIPLKIKSDDKTESYKLYQLDSIADKGIGTTIKNESTSIYGLYEMEGTPIPQFNFTDLEGNSYTNENTKGKTIILKTWFIHCGACVAEFPELNEFVEKYKDRNDIIFLSLALDSKSELEEFLQQREFDYKVVPDQKEFIFKKLYLNAFPTHLVVDENGTILKVVNHASEMIAFLENGKKSTDKKLSPPASSPPPPPPPPPPPSM from the coding sequence ATGAAAAAACTACAATTAATCACGATTTTACTGCTATCAATTTTTGTTTTTTCCTGCAACGAAAGATCAAAAAAAACTCAGTTATCAGAAAAAGCTGAAACGCTTGAACCAGAAGTCAATATCAATGAACTTACTTCTGATTTCAAAAAATGGTGGACTTACTATTCCTACAACATTTCTTTATCATCAGATTTCACAGGTTTAAACGAACAGTCGGACACAATTGATAAAAAACAATTTTTGGAAAAATTAATTACCGGCAATTACATCCCTTTAAAAATAAAATCAGACGATAAAACCGAATCGTATAAACTTTATCAGCTCGACTCTATTGCAGACAAAGGAATTGGAACTACAATAAAAAATGAATCAACCAGTATCTATGGTTTATATGAAATGGAAGGAACGCCAATTCCACAATTTAACTTTACCGACCTGGAAGGGAATAGCTACACCAACGAAAATACAAAAGGAAAAACGATAATTCTAAAAACCTGGTTTATCCACTGTGGAGCTTGTGTAGCTGAATTTCCGGAACTAAATGAATTTGTAGAAAAATACAAAGATAGAAATGACATCATTTTCCTGAGTTTGGCCTTGGATTCTAAATCGGAGTTAGAGGAGTTCCTGCAACAAAGAGAATTTGATTACAAAGTAGTTCCCGATCAGAAGGAGTTTATTTTTAAAAAATTATACTTGAATGCCTTTCCGACTCATTTAGTTGTAGATGAAAATGGAACAATATTAAAAGTGGTAAACCATGCATCAGAAATGATTGCCTTTCTTGAAAATGGAAAGAAATCAACAGACAAAAAATTATCACCGCCAGCTTCTTCACCACCACCACCACCACCGCCACCGCCTCCACCATCAATGTGA
- a CDS encoding cellulase family glycosylhydrolase gives MHRRKFIKTTGLVSAGVSMAGPLSASKTEITNALPQWRGFNLLDYFTAKGGNSANGSTEEDFKWMADWGFDFVRIPMAYPRYVEFDSSKDITPEDIYNINEREVDRVNNLVDKANKHGLHVSLNLHRAPGFCVNAGFNEPYNLWEDKEAQEAFYFHWGMWAKRFASYSNKQISFDLVNEPCTREDMNDQFSKRGPIPGKLYREVAKTAAERIRTHNPNHLVVADGNNVGSDVIPEIFDLEIGQSCRGYYPHYVSHYRAPWVYENPDDALMPVWPGEIDGKTFSRESIEQFYSKWIDAVKQGVGVHCGECGCWRETPHDVFLSWFEDVISVLAEHNIGYALWNFRGDFGILDSGRKDIEYEDWHGHKLDRKLLQLLQKY, from the coding sequence ATGCATAGACGAAAATTTATTAAAACTACCGGGCTGGTAAGCGCCGGAGTTAGTATGGCGGGACCATTATCCGCATCAAAAACAGAAATTACAAATGCCTTACCCCAATGGCGCGGATTTAATCTACTCGATTATTTTACCGCAAAAGGAGGTAACTCGGCTAATGGCAGCACCGAAGAAGATTTTAAATGGATGGCCGATTGGGGATTTGATTTTGTTCGGATACCGATGGCGTATCCCCGTTATGTTGAATTTGATAGCTCAAAAGATATTACTCCGGAAGACATCTATAACATTAATGAGCGCGAGGTTGATCGTGTAAATAACCTGGTTGATAAGGCCAATAAACACGGTTTACATGTGAGTTTAAATTTGCACCGCGCTCCCGGTTTTTGTGTAAATGCAGGTTTTAACGAACCTTACAATCTTTGGGAAGATAAGGAAGCACAGGAGGCTTTTTATTTTCACTGGGGAATGTGGGCCAAACGATTTGCAAGCTACTCGAACAAACAGATTAGTTTTGATTTGGTAAATGAGCCCTGTACGCGTGAAGACATGAATGACCAGTTTTCAAAACGCGGACCAATACCCGGAAAATTGTACCGCGAAGTAGCAAAAACAGCAGCAGAAAGAATTCGCACGCACAACCCGAATCATCTGGTTGTTGCCGATGGAAATAATGTTGGCAGCGATGTAATTCCTGAGATTTTTGATCTCGAAATTGGACAAAGCTGCCGTGGCTATTATCCGCACTATGTTTCGCATTATCGGGCTCCCTGGGTATATGAAAATCCTGATGATGCGCTAATGCCGGTTTGGCCGGGAGAAATAGATGGGAAAACGTTTAGCCGTGAAAGTATTGAGCAATTCTACTCAAAATGGATTGATGCAGTAAAACAAGGAGTGGGAGTTCATTGTGGGGAGTGTGGTTGCTGGCGAGAAACACCGCACGATGTTTTTCTTTCCTGGTTCGAAGATGTGATTAGTGTATTGGCAGAGCACAATATTGGTTACGCTCTTTGGAATTTCAGAGGCGATTTTGGTATTTTGGATTCGGGTAGAAAAGACATTGAATACGAAGATTGGCACGGCCATAAACTGGATAGGAAGTTGCTGCAGTTGTTGCAGAAATACTAA